Proteins from one Porites lutea chromosome 3, jaPorLute2.1, whole genome shotgun sequence genomic window:
- the LOC140929337 gene encoding uncharacterized protein — protein MIVANTGRDITSCLHGCLSTPGCLSFNFGEDVSLCELNNSSSTRHLQYFTVRPGFVYGHWITLAVIQYVFTTLCAQGPVGPNNASGYVGTSLEGKVQLNNGIQEWTVPYTGMYSIEVFGASGANGTCTNCSGWKHGGLGARIAGLFELRLGQKLKILVGQQGQVSFDFPEKPGGGGGGTFVTLIDNSPLLIAGGGGGGSISLDGDPGQAGQNGTRNGGASGSGGRKTNPGIISGTGAGLWGDGEGMFGQARSFRSGGQSVQTIGSLGGFGGGGYGLVLPGGGGGYSGGGVEGTFEIGAAGGGGSINNGSAQINESGVNKGDGKVIITLST, from the coding sequence ATGATAGTGGCTAATACGGGGCGGGATATTACTTCTTGCCTTCATGGCTGCTTGTCAACGCCTGGATGCCTTTCCTTTAACTTTGGTGAAGATGTCAGTCTCTGTGAGCTTAACAATTCATCATCAACAAGGCACCTTCAATACTTCACTGTGCGTCCTGGTTTCGTTTATGGTCACTGGATTACCCTAGCCGTAATTCAGTATGTCTTCACAACGCTCTGTGCGCAAGGTCCAGTCGGTCCAAATAACGCATCCGGGTATGTGGGAACGTCCCTCGAGGGCAAAGTCCAACTTAATAATGGCATTCAAGAGTGGACAGTTCCTTATACAGGTATGTATTCCATCGAGGTGTTTGGTGCTTCAGGAGCGAACGGGACCTGTACTAACTGTTCAGGTTGGAAACATGGAGGGCTGGGAGCAAGAATCGCGGGATTATTTGAACTGAGACTTGGGCAGAAGCTAAAGATATTGGTTGGACAACAGGGACAGGTCAGCTTTGATTTCCCAGAAAAACCAGGAGGAGGTGGTGGAGGCACATTTGTCACACTTATCGACAATTCGCCACTACTTATTGCCGGAGGGGGAGGAGGTGGAAGTATTTCATTGGACGGCGATCCCGGGCAAGCTGGGCAAAATGGAACAAGGAACGGCGGCGCATCGGGGTCTGGAGGTCGGAAAACAAATCCAGGAATAATATCTGGGACTGGAGCGGGCTTATGGGGCGATGGTGAAGGTATGTTTGGGCAGGCACGCAGCTTCAGAAGTGGTGGCCAAAGTGTCCAAACAATCGGCTCATTAGGGGGATTTGGTGGAGGGGGCTATGGTTTGGTTCTCCCCGGGGGGGGAGGCGGATACTCCGGTGGAGGAGTGGAAGGGACTTTCGAAATAGGAGCCGCAGGAGGAGGAGGCTCCATAAATAACGGCTCCGCGCAGATAAACGAGAGCGGGGTTAACAAAGGAGATGGGAAGGTCATTATAACTCTCAGCACTTAA